Part of the Kitasatospora sp. NBC_01266 genome, CTGACGCCCTCCAGCGAGCCGAACGCGGCGCGCACCTCGGCGGCCTTGCCGGCCTGGTCGGCGACCTCGCTGTTGATCTCACCGGAGGCGGCGTAGCGGTCGTACTCGCGGGTCAGCTCGGAGAGGGTGCGGTCCTGGCCACCGAGCGCGGCGAGCACGTGCAGCGCGGCCAGCATGCCGGTGTCGGCCCGCCAGAAGTCGCGGAAGTAGTAGTGCGCGGAGTGCTCGCCACCGAAGATCGCGTCGGTCTCGGCCATCCGCTGCTTGATGAAGGAGTGGCCGACCCGGGTGCGCACGGCCTGGCCGCCGTGCTCGGCGACCACCTCGGCCACCGTCCAGGAGGTGATCAGGTTGTGGATGATCGTGGCGTTCGGCTCGCCGTTCGCCCGGGCCCGGGCCAGCTCGCGGACCGCGACCAGGGCGGTGATCGCGGACGGGGAGACCGGCTCGCCGCGCTCGTCGATGACGAAGCAGCGGTCGGCGTCGCCGTCGAAGGCCAGGCCGAGGTCGGCGCCGACCTCGCGGACCTTGGCCTGCAGGTCGACCAGGTTCTTCGGGTCGAGCGGGTTGGCCTCGTGGTTGGGGAAGGTGCCGTCCAGCTCGAAGTACATCGGGACGACGTCCAGCGGCAGACCCGCCAGGACGGTCGGGACGGTGTGGCCGCCCATGCCGTTGCCCGCGTCCACCACGACCTTGAGCGGGCGGATCGAGGTCAGGTCGACCAGGCCGAGCAGGTGGTCGGCGTAGCCGCGCAGGGTGTCCTGCTGGCTGAGCTTGCCCTCGACGGTGCCCTCGGGTGCGGCCGGGACGCTCACGGTGTCGTCGTCGTTGATCCAGCTCTGCACCAGCTCGCGGATCTCGGCCAGGCCGGTGTCCTCGCCGACCGGGGCGGCGCCCTTGCGGCACATCTTGATGCCGTTGTACTGCGCCGGGTTGTGGCTGGCGGTGAACATCGCGCCGGGCAGGTCCAGCTTGCCGCTCGCGTAGTAGAGCTGGTCGGTGGAGCAGAGGCCGATCTCGGTGACGTCCGCGCCGTAGCCGGCCGCGCCCTCGGCGAAGGCCCGGGACAGGCTCGGCGAGGAGGGGCGCATGTCGTGGCCGACCACGATCGCGGTCGCACCGGTGACCCGCACGAAGGCGGCCCCGAAGGCCCGGGACAGGTTCTCGTCCCACTGGTCCGGAACGACGCCTCGCACGTCGTACGCCTTGACGAGCTGCTTGAGGTCGCGCACTGCGGCTCCACCCTTGTTGTCTCTCGGAACAGGCTGTCCCTGGGAACGGGCTCCGTCGGCCCACGGTCACGATACGTCGCGCCCTGGACACGGCATGACCTGAAGGGGCGTCCGGCCCGGGCAGGGGAGCAGCGTACCGGCTGGGGATGGCGCCGAAGGAACGCTGTGTCGTCCGATCGGGACCGGGGAGGACCGGTCTCAGGTGCCGGGTGGGCTCAGTTGTCGGGCGAGCGCAGCACCCGCAGGTGGCCGCGGCGGCCGACCTCGGCCGGGTCGCCCTCGGCGGGCCGCACCGGGCGCGGGCCGCGGTCCTGCGGGCGGGCGGCCTCGCGCACCGCGTTGGCCAGCGCCTCCAGGTCGTCACTGCTGCGGCGCATCGGCCCGCCCTCGGTGGCGAGGCGGACCACCTCCCAGCCGCGCGGGGCGGTCAGCCGCTCGGCGTGCTCGGCGCACAGGTCATAGCAGTGCGGCTCGGCGTAGGTGGCGAGCGGGCCCAACACCGCCGTGGAGTCGGCGTACACGTACGTCAGGGTCGCCACGGCCGGTCGGCCGCACGCGGTCCGCGAACAACGACGTACAGGGCTCACGAGGGGGACGGTACCGCACCGGCGCCCCGCTGGCTAAGACCCGGGGGCGCGGGCTGGTTCGTGTCGCGTCCGGGCGGGCCCGGATCGGTGTTCGGATGGTCCATTTCCTGGCCGCCAAGGACTAGGCTCGTTCCTGATATGGACAGCTCCGCACCGCTCCCGCCCGTGCCCGGGTCGCCTGCCGGGCCCCCGCCCGCCGGGTCGCCGCGTCCTCGGCGCCGTGACCGGCATGGTCGCGGGCTGCGCGGGCCGTTGGCCCCGCCGCAGGTCCCGATCTCGCTGACCCGCTCCGAACTCTTCGAGGACTACATCCGCGAGTCGGTGGAACGGCTGGAGCGCCGCTGGCCGCAGCTGATCGAGGTCGAGTTCGAGGTCGACGAGGTACCCGAGGCACTGCCCGGCGAGCCGGGCCAGGAGTTCGAGGGCGGCGTGCCGCTGGGCAAGGTGGTCGCGGCCGGTCAGGGCCGCAAGAGCCGGATCGTGCTCTACCGCCGGCCGGTGGAGATCCGCGCCAAGACCCGTGAGGACCGGGCGGCGTTGGTGCACGAGATCCTGATCGAGCAGGTCGCCGAGCTGCTCGGGCTGTCGCCCGATGCCATCGACCCGCGGTACGACGAGGACTGACGCGCCGCCCGGCGGCCTCAGTGCACCAGCACCCCCGGGTCCTGGGCGGCCTGCGGGATCTGGACGTAGCTGTGGTCGTCCTGCAGGGCCTGGATGGTGAACATCGGGACGTTGTTGGTGTTGAGCGCCAGCACCCGGGCGGCCACCACCGGACCGCCCGACTCGGTCTCGATCGTGACGCCGAACGAGCCGTTGCCGCCGGACGGTTCGGGCGAGCCCATGGAGACCGTGGCGCCCGCCGGGACCTGGACGTCCTTGCTGGTCGGCGTGCCGCCGCCGGTGCTCGCCGAAGCCGTCACCCGGACCGTGGCGGCTTCACCCGTCGAGGTGATCAGCAGAGTGGACGTGCCACCGCTCCGGGTGTCGGCCACGCTCGCCCGCTTGCCCACCGGCGAACTGCCGGTCAGCCAGGCCGAGTCGGTCTTGCCGTTGGCCGACCGGTCGATCCGCAGCGTGGCCACCACCGGGGTCGGATGGGACGGATCGGTCGGGGTGAGCCGCAGTGCGGAGGCCTGCTGACGGGTGATCTGCCCGCCCAGGTCGACCGCGGTCACCATGCCGGCCTTGACGTGGATCGTCTCGTGACCGGCCGGGGTGAACCAGCCGTTCGGGCCGGAGAGCTGGATGTTCAGGTCGGCGTCGTCCTCGCTGCCGGGGGCGGCCACGATCAGCCGGGCCGCCGAGAGGTCACCCGGCATGCCGGGCAGCACCACGCTGGGGGCCGGGTCGGCCGAGGCGGGGATCCAGTCGGCACCGGCCGAACCGTCGGCCGCGTGCAGGAAGGCACCGACCCGGCCGCTGCGGACGATCACCTCCACCGCGAGGTCGCTCTCCTGGTCGGGGATCACCGAACTGAGCAGCACGGCCAGCGAACTGCCGGACGGGACGCTGAGTCCGGTGCCGGCGTCGCTGTCGATCGGCCCCTGGTCGCCGTAGAGCCGCACGTCGACCACGGCCGGGGCGTTCTCCACGTTGGTCAGGCTGACGTAGTCCTTGCGGTTGCCCGCGGTGCTGGCCCCGGCGAACCAGAAGTGGGTTCCGGAGGGCTCGCAGTTGACGCCGGACAGGCCCTGGCCGTGCGAGTCGGTCACGGTGGTGGTCTGGGTGACCGTGAAGCCGGGGGCGAAGGCGCCGGTGGCGATCGCGGAGGTGCCGACCGCCGTGTCACCGTTGTCGGCCTGGCCGGCCACCGGGACACCGGGCTTGGCCAGCGACACCATGGCGTTGGCCGACTGACCCGGCGTCTGGCCCGGGCTCGGCGCGGCGGACGGCGCGGGCGAACCGGAGGGCGCGGGCGAACCCGACGCTGCCGGGGACCCCGAGGGCGCGGCGGCAGGCGGCGGCACCACATCGCTCACGGTCGCGCTGCCGCCCTGGGCGGGCCCGCCGCTGCCAGGGGTGAACGCGGTGATCTGGGTGGTGCCGGTCACGCCCTGGATCGGCTGCGGGCAGATCAGCGCGGTCCGCTCCACCTGGGCGGCCACCGGCTGCCCGATCGGCGGGGCGGCGGGGGCGGCCGGCGGTCGCAGCTCGGCGACCCCGAAGACCAGGGCGAGCACGGCGGTGCAGGCCAGCAGCGACAGTCCGGTGCGGCTGCCGCCTCGGGCCGCGCCGCTCGGGCGGCCCAGGGACGGGACAGGGAGTTTCATCGCGGATCAGCTCCGTCGTGGTGCGGGTGGCCGCCGTAGGAGGGGTTGTCCGGGTCGTAGGGGTGGCCCTGCTCCGGCAGCCAGGGCTGGGGCTCGCCGCCCTGGTAGCCCTGCTGGTCGTAGCCGCCGTAGCCGTACTCCGCCGGGTAGGGCTGCTGGGCCGCGTACGGGTCGCCCTGGTAGCCGGGGTCGGCGTACTGCTCGTACGCCGGCTCGGCGGTGTACTGCTCCCCCGGGTACTGCTCCGCGGCGTACTGGGGCTGCCCGGCATAGCTGGTCTGGTAGGACTGCTGGGCCGCGTACGGGTCGTAGCCGTACGGGTCGGCCTGCTGGAAGTCCTCCTCGCCGTAGCCGCCCTGCTGGTACGGCGGCTGCGCGTACGGGTCGGGGTGCGCCGGGGCCGGCTCGGCCGGGGCGGACTCGCCGCTGGGCTGCCCCGGGATCCCCGGGACGGCGCCGTAGACCCCGGGCTCGTTGTCGGCCGGTTCCGCCGCCTCGCCCTCACCGCGTTCGGCCAGCCGGCGGGCCCGACGGCTGCCGGGAACGGGCGGCTGGGCGGCCTGGGCGGCGGCCAGCGCCGCGGCGGCCACCACCTCCTCGGGCAGGTCGTCGTCCTTGGTGTTGCGCCGACCGGGCAGGGCGAGCACCAGGATGGTGACGCCGAGCAGCAGCTGGAGCCAGATCCAGCCGGTGTGCAGCAGCGGCGTGCTGCGGGTGACGCTCAACTGGCCGCCGCCGGCCGGCAGCTGGAAGCCCTGCGCCCAGCCGTCCAGGGTGACCGGCTTGAGCGCGGTGCCGTTCAGCGTCGCCTGCCAGCCCGGGTCGGCCTGCTCGGCCAGGTGCAGCACCCGTCCGGCGGGGCCGGCCGGGATGGTCGCCTGGACCGTCTCGGCGCCGGAGGGCACCGGGACGGGCACGGTGTTCGGCGCGGTGATCACCACGCGGGTCGCCGGCAGGCCGTTGACCTGCCAGAGCGCGGAGCCGTTGTCCTGGCTGAGCGCGACCAGGCCGGGAGTGGTGTCCAGGACGTCCTGGACCTTGCCGACCATCGGGCCCTGGACCACCACGTACGCCACGCCGAAGTCGGCCAGCGCGGTGGCCTGGTCGGCGCCGGAGCCGGCCAGCAGGCTGCCGACCAGCTTGGTCAGGCGGCCCTTGGTG contains:
- a CDS encoding phosphomannomutase/phosphoglucomutase, which gives rise to MRDLKQLVKAYDVRGVVPDQWDENLSRAFGAAFVRVTGATAIVVGHDMRPSSPSLSRAFAEGAAGYGADVTEIGLCSTDQLYYASGKLDLPGAMFTASHNPAQYNGIKMCRKGAAPVGEDTGLAEIRELVQSWINDDDTVSVPAAPEGTVEGKLSQQDTLRGYADHLLGLVDLTSIRPLKVVVDAGNGMGGHTVPTVLAGLPLDVVPMYFELDGTFPNHEANPLDPKNLVDLQAKVREVGADLGLAFDGDADRCFVIDERGEPVSPSAITALVAVRELARARANGEPNATIIHNLITSWTVAEVVAEHGGQAVRTRVGHSFIKQRMAETDAIFGGEHSAHYYFRDFWRADTGMLAALHVLAALGGQDRTLSELTREYDRYAASGEINSEVADQAGKAAEVRAAFGSLEGVSVDELDGLTVAGADWWFNLRASNTEPLLRLNVEAKDPAKMAELRDGVLAIVRG
- a CDS encoding DUF3499 domain-containing protein; translation: MSPVRRCSRTACGRPAVATLTYVYADSTAVLGPLATYAEPHCYDLCAEHAERLTAPRGWEVVRLATEGGPMRRSSDDLEALANAVREAARPQDRGPRPVRPAEGDPAEVGRRGHLRVLRSPDN
- a CDS encoding metallopeptidase family protein → MAPPQVPISLTRSELFEDYIRESVERLERRWPQLIEVEFEVDEVPEALPGEPGQEFEGGVPLGKVVAAGQGRKSRIVLYRRPVEIRAKTREDRAALVHEILIEQVAELLGLSPDAIDPRYDED
- a CDS encoding DUF5719 family protein — its product is MKLPVPSLGRPSGAARGGSRTGLSLLACTAVLALVFGVAELRPPAAPAAPPIGQPVAAQVERTALICPQPIQGVTGTTQITAFTPGSGGPAQGGSATVSDVVPPPAAAPSGSPAASGSPAPSGSPAPSAAPSPGQTPGQSANAMVSLAKPGVPVAGQADNGDTAVGTSAIATGAFAPGFTVTQTTTVTDSHGQGLSGVNCEPSGTHFWFAGASTAGNRKDYVSLTNVENAPAVVDVRLYGDQGPIDSDAGTGLSVPSGSSLAVLLSSVIPDQESDLAVEVIVRSGRVGAFLHAADGSAGADWIPASADPAPSVVLPGMPGDLSAARLIVAAPGSEDDADLNIQLSGPNGWFTPAGHETIHVKAGMVTAVDLGGQITRQQASALRLTPTDPSHPTPVVATLRIDRSANGKTDSAWLTGSSPVGKRASVADTRSGGTSTLLITSTGEAATVRVTASASTGGGTPTSKDVQVPAGATVSMGSPEPSGGNGSFGVTIETESGGPVVAARVLALNTNNVPMFTIQALQDDHSYVQIPQAAQDPGVLVH